In the genome of Hyphomonas sp. Mor2, one region contains:
- the miaA gene encoding tRNA (adenosine(37)-N6)-dimethylallyltransferase MiaA: MKPAILIHGPTASGKSALSVALAKRVDGEVINADSMQVYRDLRVISARPAAAEMDGIEHHLFGHVSADERYSTGKWLDDIKPVIAKVQRRGKVPIIIGGTGLYHLALIEGLSEIPPVPEDVRAEVAEINKLGGAAALREKLEQVDLDTAKKLGEGDRQRLSRALEVWLATGRSITSFQGKKGRAILDHEKWLGVALTPTRPRLYARIDRRFEGMLMEGAMEEARGLMAQNLPEDLPAMKAHGIPWLLAYLRGDISAEGAAENAKRDTRRYAKRQFTWIGRQFPFWPRIPSLSLEDRLRVILALYKEVDGG; encoded by the coding sequence ATGAAACCTGCAATCCTTATTCACGGCCCTACTGCGAGTGGGAAGTCGGCGCTGTCCGTGGCGTTGGCCAAGCGCGTGGATGGGGAGGTGATCAACGCAGACTCGATGCAGGTCTATCGCGACCTGCGCGTGATCTCGGCGCGTCCCGCCGCCGCCGAAATGGATGGGATTGAGCATCATCTGTTCGGACACGTTTCAGCCGATGAGCGGTATTCCACCGGTAAATGGCTGGATGACATCAAACCCGTCATTGCCAAGGTTCAGCGCCGCGGAAAAGTTCCGATCATTATCGGCGGCACAGGCCTTTACCATCTCGCCTTGATCGAGGGCTTGTCAGAGATCCCTCCCGTGCCGGAAGATGTCCGGGCCGAGGTGGCCGAGATCAACAAGCTGGGCGGCGCGGCAGCGCTGCGTGAGAAGCTCGAGCAAGTCGATCTGGACACGGCCAAGAAGCTTGGGGAAGGGGATCGTCAACGGCTCTCGCGGGCGCTTGAAGTCTGGCTTGCCACAGGCCGGTCCATCACTTCTTTCCAGGGCAAGAAAGGCCGCGCCATTCTCGACCATGAAAAATGGCTCGGTGTGGCATTGACCCCGACCCGCCCACGCCTGTACGCGCGCATCGATCGCCGGTTTGAAGGCATGCTGATGGAGGGCGCCATGGAAGAGGCGCGGGGCCTCATGGCGCAAAATCTTCCCGAGGACCTGCCGGCAATGAAGGCGCATGGCATTCCATGGCTGCTGGCCTACTTGCGCGGCGACATCTCAGCCGAGGGCGCGGCAGAAAATGCGAAGCGAGATACCCGCCGCTACGCCAAGCGCCAGTTCACCTGGATCGGCCGCCAGTTTCCATTTTGGCCAAGGATTCCAAGCCTTTCGCTGGAAGACCGGCTGCGGGTAATTCTTGCCCTTTATAAGGAGGTTGACGGGGGTTAA
- a CDS encoding acetolactate synthase 3 large subunit: MTVQTKPEAKTETRQMTGAEIVITALKEQGVDVMFGYPGGAVLPIYDALFTEPSIRHVLVRHEQGAGHAAEGYARSTGKAGVALVTSGPGATNMVTPITDAMMDSIPMVVITGQVPTHLIGTDAFQECDTVGITRCCAKHNYLVTDVEDLARTIHEAFLIATTGRPGPVVIDIPKDVQFATGSYIGKEGIHKATYKPQTEPSAHAIKAAVQLMKKARRPVFYTGGGVINSGPEASEALRKLQAIIGFPVTSTLMGLGAFPASHEDWLGMLGMHGSYEANNAMHDCDLMICVGARFDDRVTGRIDAFSPGSKKIHIDIDPSSINKVIRADVPVIADSGAALNALIKAWGKSKPQDLSDWKAQIDRWRSRNCFAYGDSEGEIKPQYAIERLYELTKDRDTYISTEVGQHQMWAAQHYHFEEPNRWMTSGGLGTMGYGLPAAVGIQAAHPDALVVDIAGEASVQMVLQELSTAVQHNLPIKIFILNNEWMGMVRQWQELLHGERYSHSYSESLPDFVKLAEAYGGLGLICDDPAELDAKIQDMIDYDGPVVFDCRVTKAENCLPMIPSGAAHNEMILSEITGEEIDEAGRKLV; this comes from the coding sequence ATGACCGTGCAGACCAAACCTGAGGCCAAGACCGAAACTCGCCAGATGACTGGTGCAGAAATCGTCATCACCGCGCTGAAGGAACAGGGTGTGGATGTGATGTTCGGCTATCCCGGTGGGGCGGTGCTCCCGATCTATGATGCGCTCTTCACCGAGCCGTCGATCCGTCACGTTCTGGTGCGGCACGAGCAAGGCGCCGGACACGCGGCGGAAGGCTATGCGCGCTCTACTGGCAAGGCAGGCGTGGCGCTGGTGACCTCTGGTCCCGGCGCGACCAATATGGTCACCCCGATTACCGACGCGATGATGGACTCCATTCCCATGGTCGTCATTACCGGCCAGGTGCCAACGCATTTGATCGGTACGGATGCTTTCCAGGAGTGCGACACAGTCGGCATTACGCGCTGCTGCGCCAAACACAATTATCTCGTGACCGATGTCGAGGATCTGGCGCGGACCATCCACGAGGCTTTCCTGATTGCGACCACCGGTCGTCCCGGACCCGTGGTCATCGACATTCCCAAGGATGTCCAGTTCGCCACCGGCAGCTATATTGGCAAGGAAGGGATCCACAAGGCCACCTACAAGCCGCAGACCGAGCCAAGTGCGCACGCCATCAAGGCAGCGGTCCAGCTGATGAAGAAAGCGCGCCGCCCCGTCTTCTATACGGGCGGCGGCGTGATCAATTCCGGCCCTGAGGCGAGCGAGGCGCTGCGCAAATTGCAGGCCATCATCGGATTCCCGGTCACCTCGACTCTGATGGGGCTCGGCGCCTTCCCGGCCAGCCACGAAGACTGGCTCGGCATGTTGGGCATGCACGGCTCATATGAGGCCAATAATGCAATGCATGATTGCGACCTGATGATCTGTGTCGGCGCGCGGTTTGACGATCGCGTCACCGGTCGCATCGACGCCTTTTCGCCAGGCTCCAAGAAGATCCATATCGATATTGATCCCAGCTCGATCAACAAGGTGATCCGCGCCGATGTTCCGGTTATTGCCGATAGCGGTGCCGCTCTGAACGCGCTGATCAAGGCCTGGGGCAAGTCCAAGCCGCAGGATCTTTCCGACTGGAAAGCGCAGATTGATCGCTGGCGGTCGCGCAATTGCTTCGCCTACGGCGACAGTGAGGGCGAGATCAAACCGCAATATGCGATCGAGCGCCTATACGAGCTGACCAAGGATCGCGACACCTACATTTCAACAGAGGTCGGCCAGCACCAGATGTGGGCGGCGCAGCACTATCATTTCGAAGAGCCTAATCGCTGGATGACCAGTGGTGGCCTTGGCACCATGGGCTATGGTCTGCCCGCGGCGGTAGGCATTCAGGCAGCGCATCCAGACGCCCTGGTCGTTGATATTGCTGGCGAGGCGTCTGTTCAGATGGTGCTGCAGGAGCTGTCCACGGCGGTGCAGCACAATCTTCCGATCAAGATCTTCATTCTCAACAATGAATGGATGGGCATGGTTCGCCAATGGCAGGAGTTGCTGCACGGTGAGCGCTATTCGCACTCCTATTCGGAAAGTCTGCCGGACTTTGTGAAGCTGGCCGAAGCCTATGGCGGTCTGGGTCTGATCTGCGATGATCCAGCCGAGCTCGACGCCAAGATCCAGGACATGATCGATTATGACGGGCCGGTGGTGTTTGATTGCCGCGTCACCAAGGCCGAGAATTGCCTGCCCATGATCCCGTCGGGCGCCGCGCATAATGAGATGATCCTGTCGGAAATCACCGGTGAGGAAATTGATGAGGCCGGACGAAAGCTTGTCTGA
- the ilvN gene encoding acetolactate synthase small subunit, which yields MSDNPASAYDMSHIEETDERRTLAVIVDNEPGVLGRVVGLFSARGYNIESLTVAEVDRDRHRSRITIVTAGTAHTLEQIEAQLLRLVPVANVTDITKSKRGLERELALIKVAGEGDKRVEALRISEIFRARVIDTTNKSFIFELTGASDKIDQFCALMEPLGLVEVSRTGVLSIKRGAEKG from the coding sequence GTGAGTGACAATCCCGCCAGTGCCTATGATATGAGCCATATCGAAGAGACCGATGAGCGGCGCACGCTCGCGGTCATTGTCGACAATGAGCCTGGTGTGCTTGGCCGCGTTGTCGGCCTGTTTTCAGCGCGCGGCTATAACATTGAGAGCCTGACCGTGGCCGAAGTTGACCGTGACCGCCACCGGTCCCGGATCACCATCGTGACGGCAGGAACCGCTCACACCCTGGAGCAGATCGAGGCCCAGCTGCTGCGCCTCGTGCCGGTCGCGAATGTCACCGACATCACAAAATCCAAGCGCGGACTGGAGCGCGAACTGGCGCTAATCAAGGTTGCCGGAGAAGGCGACAAACGCGTCGAGGCGCTGCGCATCTCTGAGATCTTCCGCGCCCGCGTCATCGATACGACCAATAAGAGCTTCATTTTCGAGCTTACCGGCGCCAGTGACAAGATTGACCAGTTCTGCGCTCTGATGGAGCCGCTCGGCCTGGTCGAGGTCAGCCGAACCGGCGTCCTGTCCATCAAGCGAGGCGCCGAAAAAGGATGA
- the ilvC gene encoding ketol-acid reductoisomerase codes for MYGSRSTVSMKIYYEQDADLALIQGKKVGIVGYGSQGHAHALNLKDNGVDVRVGLQATSGSKPKAEGEGLTVMSPSELTQWADVVMILVPDEKQAVLWANEIEPHVRDGQHIMFGHGFNIHYNLIRPPAGVDISLSAPKGPGHTLRAQYQMGFGLPGLVAIHQDATGTARDVALSYSKGIGNTRAGVIETSFKEETETDLFGEQAVLCGGIVELIKAGFETLVEAGYSPEMAYFECLHETKLIVDLIYEGGIANMNYSISNTAEYGEYVSGPRVVDSESKKAMKAVLDDIQSGKFARDWVLENQAGAPSFLSMRSRMNDHLIEEVGEKLRGMMHWAQNDRLVDKSRN; via the coding sequence ATTTACGGTTCAAGGAGTACAGTCAGTATGAAAATCTATTATGAGCAGGACGCAGATCTCGCCCTGATTCAAGGCAAGAAGGTCGGCATTGTTGGATATGGCAGTCAGGGCCATGCGCACGCGTTGAACCTCAAGGACAACGGCGTCGATGTCCGCGTTGGCTTGCAGGCGACATCAGGCTCAAAGCCCAAGGCGGAAGGCGAAGGCCTCACGGTGATGAGCCCAAGCGAGCTGACCCAATGGGCCGACGTCGTCATGATCCTTGTGCCGGACGAGAAGCAGGCTGTGCTTTGGGCGAATGAAATCGAGCCGCATGTGCGTGACGGTCAGCACATCATGTTCGGCCACGGTTTCAATATCCATTACAATCTTATTCGCCCACCGGCTGGCGTCGACATTTCACTGTCGGCTCCCAAGGGGCCAGGTCATACGTTGCGCGCGCAGTATCAGATGGGCTTTGGCCTGCCTGGTCTGGTCGCGATCCATCAGGATGCCACCGGCACAGCCCGCGATGTCGCCCTGTCTTATTCGAAAGGCATCGGCAACACCCGCGCCGGCGTCATCGAGACCTCGTTCAAGGAAGAGACCGAGACCGACCTGTTCGGCGAACAGGCGGTTCTGTGCGGCGGCATTGTTGAGCTGATCAAGGCAGGCTTCGAGACCCTGGTCGAGGCCGGATACAGCCCTGAAATGGCTTACTTCGAGTGCCTGCACGAGACCAAGCTGATCGTCGATCTGATCTATGAAGGCGGCATCGCCAACATGAACTACTCGATTTCCAACACGGCTGAGTATGGTGAGTATGTTTCCGGACCTCGCGTCGTCGACAGCGAAAGCAAGAAGGCGATGAAGGCCGTTCTTGATGACATTCAGAGCGGCAAGTTTGCCCGCGACTGGGTGCTCGAGAATCAGGCGGGTGCGCCGAGCTTCCTGTCCATGCGTTCGCGCATGAATGACCATCTGATCGAGGAAGTCGGCGAAAAGCTGCGCGGCATGATGCACTGGGCGCAGAATGACCGTCTGGTCGATAAATCCCGCAACTAA
- the zwf gene encoding glucose-6-phosphate dehydrogenase, protein MAEFIPVGSFDIIIFGGTGDLSRRKLLPALYHRWADGQIPEDAKIIGISRSELDDAAFRKFAFEACCEAASETVNKTDWKKFEKHLHYVTMDATDPSADWADLKQHLVEDAERPLVHYLAVTPKIYVQICEALGRAGLNKDTARVVLEKPIGTDLASAHEINEGVGAVFAEECIYRIDHYLGKETVQNLMVLRFANSLFEPLWNRTAIDHIQITVSEHYGVGDRAGYYDGSGALRDMVQNHLLQLLCLIAMEPPNSIDGDAIRTEKIKVLEALKPITAGDARDDTVRAQYAAGAVQGEAVKGYLDELGHISRTETFVAIKASIDNWRWARVPFYLRTGKRMKARHSEIVVQFRETPHSMFGETEPQTNRLVINVQPDEGVQLFLQIKEPGPGGLRIKSLPLNLSYADNFAVRYPDAYERLLMDVVRGNLSLFMRREEVEAAWKWVDGLLEAWEQADVPMETYQAGLEDGPVEARLMLRRDGRDWWEAV, encoded by the coding sequence ATGGCTGAGTTCATTCCCGTTGGCTCGTTCGACATCATTATCTTTGGCGGAACCGGTGATTTGTCGCGCAGAAAACTGCTGCCAGCACTCTATCACCGCTGGGCGGACGGACAGATCCCCGAAGACGCCAAGATTATCGGGATATCCCGCTCGGAACTCGATGATGCCGCGTTTCGAAAGTTTGCCTTTGAGGCCTGCTGCGAAGCGGCCTCTGAGACCGTCAACAAGACAGACTGGAAGAAGTTCGAAAAGCACCTTCACTATGTCACCATGGACGCCACCGATCCGTCCGCGGATTGGGCGGATCTGAAACAGCATCTGGTCGAGGATGCCGAACGGCCTCTGGTTCACTATCTGGCGGTGACGCCAAAAATCTATGTGCAAATCTGCGAAGCGCTCGGACGCGCCGGATTGAACAAGGACACAGCCCGCGTCGTCCTGGAAAAACCGATCGGGACCGACCTCGCATCAGCGCATGAAATCAATGAAGGCGTCGGCGCCGTCTTTGCCGAAGAATGCATTTACCGGATCGATCATTATCTCGGCAAGGAAACCGTCCAGAACCTGATGGTCCTGCGTTTTGCCAATTCTCTGTTCGAACCGCTTTGGAACCGCACTGCAATCGATCACATCCAGATCACCGTATCTGAGCATTACGGCGTCGGCGACCGAGCCGGATACTATGATGGGTCCGGCGCTCTGCGCGACATGGTTCAGAACCACCTCTTACAGCTCCTTTGCCTGATTGCCATGGAGCCACCAAACTCAATCGATGGCGACGCCATCCGAACCGAGAAGATCAAAGTCCTCGAGGCACTGAAGCCCATCACGGCGGGGGACGCACGCGATGACACGGTGCGGGCGCAGTATGCGGCTGGTGCTGTCCAGGGCGAGGCTGTGAAAGGGTATTTGGACGAGCTGGGACATATCAGTCGAACCGAAACGTTCGTCGCCATCAAGGCCTCGATCGACAATTGGCGATGGGCGCGTGTGCCGTTCTATCTACGCACGGGTAAGCGCATGAAGGCGCGGCACTCGGAGATCGTCGTGCAGTTTCGTGAGACACCACATTCAATGTTCGGAGAAACCGAACCGCAAACAAACCGTCTGGTGATCAACGTTCAGCCAGACGAGGGCGTGCAGCTCTTCCTGCAGATCAAAGAGCCGGGACCCGGCGGATTGCGGATCAAATCCTTGCCGCTCAATCTCTCCTATGCGGACAATTTCGCGGTCCGGTATCCGGATGCCTATGAGCGCCTGCTGATGGATGTCGTGCGAGGCAACTTGTCCCTGTTCATGCGGCGCGAGGAAGTCGAGGCCGCCTGGAAATGGGTCGACGGATTGCTCGAGGCCTGGGAACAGGCTGACGTACCGATGGAGACGTATCAAGCCGGGCTCGAAGACGGCCCGGTCGAGGCGCGCCTGATGCTGCGCCGCGATGGCCGCGATTGGTGGGAGGCGGTTTAG
- the edd gene encoding phosphogluconate dehydratase: MTKIHDTIAEVTARIEARSKDSRAAYLELIRARRPSGFARTKLTEGNLAHASAGCAVLDKTQILGSGWPNIGIITSYNDMLSAHAPFEHYPELIRDEARKNTATAQVAGGVPAMCDGVTQGQEGMELSLFSRDVIAMASAVSLSHDAYDAVLNLGVCDKIIPGLTIAALRFGWLPHVMVPAGPMPSGLPNPEKQRIRQEFALGKVGREELLRAESESYHSQGTCTFYGTANSNQMLMEVMGFHLPGAAFPNPGTPLREALTRASVRQALNNSIKGEYRPAGEMIDARSVVNALVGLMATGGSTNHALHIPAMAAAAGYEVTLEDFADVSAVVPLLCRIYPNGPADVNHFHAAGGMGFVVRELLKGGLMQGDAMGVSGPLSTYSQEPWLDGDTLKWREAPAESGDLEIVRPIEDPFAPTGGLQMLDGPLGRGVIKISAVKPERHVTEAPARVFDSQDGVKAAFQAGELDRDVIIVVRFQGPSANGMPELHGLSGAIGALHDKGHQVALVTDGRMSGASGKFPAAIHVGPEGSRGGPIAKIRDGDVVRLDAVSGQLDVKVDPAEFDAREPAPFRPNESASGLGRELFGGFRASVSNSETGGSVFSMLGGR, translated from the coding sequence ATGACCAAGATTCACGACACCATTGCTGAAGTGACCGCGCGGATCGAAGCGCGCAGCAAGGATAGCCGCGCTGCGTATCTCGAACTGATCCGGGCGCGGCGCCCCAGTGGCTTTGCGCGAACCAAGCTGACCGAAGGCAATCTCGCCCACGCTTCGGCCGGCTGCGCGGTGCTGGACAAGACCCAGATCCTCGGCTCGGGCTGGCCGAATATTGGCATAATCACCAGCTATAATGACATGCTTTCGGCGCATGCGCCGTTTGAGCATTATCCGGAACTGATCCGCGACGAAGCCCGCAAGAACACTGCGACCGCACAGGTGGCTGGCGGCGTTCCAGCCATGTGCGACGGTGTCACTCAGGGCCAGGAAGGGATGGAGCTGTCGCTGTTCTCGCGCGATGTGATCGCCATGGCTTCAGCGGTCTCGCTCAGCCATGATGCGTATGACGCTGTGCTCAATCTGGGCGTCTGCGACAAGATTATTCCGGGCCTGACCATCGCGGCGCTTCGGTTTGGCTGGTTGCCTCATGTCATGGTACCGGCAGGGCCGATGCCGTCGGGGCTTCCCAACCCTGAAAAGCAACGCATTCGCCAGGAATTTGCCCTCGGCAAGGTCGGCCGCGAGGAATTGCTGCGGGCCGAAAGCGAAAGCTATCACAGCCAGGGCACCTGTACATTTTACGGCACCGCGAATTCCAATCAGATGCTTATGGAAGTCATGGGCTTCCATCTGCCAGGTGCGGCCTTTCCGAATCCGGGCACACCGCTGCGCGAGGCGCTGACGCGCGCCTCTGTTCGTCAGGCGCTGAATAACTCGATCAAAGGTGAGTATCGCCCCGCGGGTGAGATGATTGATGCCCGGTCCGTGGTCAACGCGCTGGTCGGGCTGATGGCAACCGGCGGATCCACCAATCACGCGCTGCACATTCCCGCCATGGCGGCCGCTGCGGGATATGAAGTGACGCTGGAAGACTTTGCCGATGTCAGCGCCGTGGTGCCGCTGCTCTGCCGCATCTATCCAAACGGCCCGGCTGATGTGAATCACTTCCACGCCGCTGGTGGTATGGGCTTTGTCGTGCGCGAGCTGCTGAAAGGCGGTCTCATGCAAGGCGACGCCATGGGGGTGTCGGGTCCGCTCAGCACCTATAGTCAGGAACCCTGGCTCGACGGCGACACGCTGAAATGGCGCGAAGCACCCGCAGAGAGCGGCGATCTGGAAATCGTGCGTCCAATCGAAGACCCGTTCGCCCCGACGGGCGGATTGCAAATGCTGGACGGCCCGCTCGGACGCGGCGTGATCAAGATCTCTGCGGTCAAACCAGAACGCCATGTGACGGAAGCGCCAGCCCGCGTCTTTGACAGCCAGGACGGCGTAAAAGCGGCGTTCCAGGCGGGCGAACTCGACCGCGACGTCATTATCGTCGTGCGCTTTCAGGGACCGTCCGCGAATGGCATGCCAGAGCTGCACGGTCTGTCTGGCGCGATTGGCGCGCTGCACGATAAGGGGCACCAAGTGGCGCTCGTCACCGATGGACGCATGTCCGGCGCATCTGGTAAATTCCCCGCCGCCATCCATGTCGGCCCTGAAGGCAGTCGCGGCGGTCCGATCGCGAAGATCCGCGACGGCGATGTGGTGCGTCTGGATGCCGTCTCGGGACAGCTCGACGTCAAGGTCGACCCAGCAGAATTTGACGCGCGCGAACCTGCGCCATTTCGGCCAAATGAGTCCGCATCTGGGCTAGGCCGGGAGTTGTTTGGTGGGTTTCGGGCGAGTGTCAGCAACTCTGAGACAGGTGGCAGCGTCTTCTCAATGTTGGGGGGGCGCTGA
- a CDS encoding glucokinase, with translation MPDTVLVGDIGGTNVRFGRARLGFAGHPEVDDIAVMPGDSFQTFHDALSVYLGQLGNKRPQQALFAFAGPVRDGVVRLTNRDWVVDSHALAEKTGLERIRLVNDYAAMARSIPELGDDSFRLLHDGRTPDERSPILVAGPGTGLGMATLLPEGERGWRVMTGEGGHAAFAPRSEREWELTKRLKATHGYVSKELVLSGSGLNAVHQALCDIDGVTWERTPPAEIMQRAETGDALCRDICEIRAGATLDALGDAALINGTRGGVVITGGVAERLVDWLAQPKALSRFFERGPMSHYMEPIPIRLLMEGEAALIGAAALHFDEDLAA, from the coding sequence ATGCCGGATACCGTACTCGTCGGAGATATTGGCGGCACCAATGTGCGCTTCGGACGCGCGCGCCTCGGGTTTGCCGGTCACCCTGAAGTTGATGACATCGCGGTGATGCCCGGCGACAGCTTTCAGACCTTCCACGACGCCCTCAGCGTGTATCTTGGCCAGTTGGGCAATAAGCGCCCACAGCAGGCCCTGTTCGCCTTTGCCGGCCCGGTTCGGGATGGCGTCGTGCGTCTGACCAACCGCGATTGGGTGGTCGATAGCCACGCCCTGGCAGAGAAGACCGGATTGGAACGCATTCGTCTGGTCAACGATTATGCCGCTATGGCGCGGTCGATCCCGGAACTTGGAGATGACAGTTTCAGGCTCCTGCATGACGGCCGCACGCCGGATGAGCGTTCGCCAATTCTGGTGGCCGGTCCGGGGACGGGTCTCGGCATGGCGACCTTGCTGCCCGAAGGCGAGCGTGGATGGCGTGTGATGACGGGGGAAGGCGGCCACGCCGCTTTCGCGCCCCGATCAGAGCGCGAATGGGAACTGACGAAGCGCCTGAAGGCCACACACGGCTATGTTTCCAAGGAATTGGTCCTGTCCGGATCTGGCCTTAACGCCGTCCACCAGGCCCTGTGCGACATCGATGGAGTGACCTGGGAACGCACGCCACCGGCAGAGATTATGCAGCGCGCCGAGACCGGCGACGCCCTCTGCCGCGACATTTGCGAGATCCGAGCCGGCGCGACGCTTGATGCCTTGGGGGACGCAGCCCTGATCAACGGAACCCGTGGAGGTGTGGTGATCACCGGCGGCGTGGCCGAGCGCCTGGTCGACTGGCTGGCGCAACCCAAAGCCTTGTCTCGATTCTTCGAACGAGGCCCCATGAGTCATTACATGGAGCCCATTCCAATTCGCCTGTTGATGGAAGGCGAAGCAGCGCTTATTGGGGCGGCGGCTCTGCACTTTGATGAGGATCTCGCGGCATGA
- the eda gene encoding bifunctional 4-hydroxy-2-oxoglutarate aldolase/2-dehydro-3-deoxy-phosphogluconate aldolase: protein MINLATFREALHGAPIVPVLTVTAVEHAAPLASALINGGLRSAEVTLRTPVALEVISEMKQAEPDLIVGAGTICSEGDVDAALKAGADFLVSPGTAPELLKALAYHDGVILPGVATASEAMARFEEGYGVLKFFPAEASGGANFLNSLAGPLPHIDFMPTGGVKPHNAMDYLSLPNVIAAGGTWIASPQEMDAGDWAGIEAKVREAAELGKGT from the coding sequence ATGATCAATCTCGCCACCTTTCGGGAGGCCTTGCATGGCGCTCCCATCGTTCCGGTTCTGACTGTCACAGCCGTCGAGCACGCGGCGCCACTGGCATCGGCCTTGATCAATGGAGGGCTGCGAAGCGCCGAAGTCACTCTGCGCACACCCGTGGCGCTTGAGGTCATCTCGGAAATGAAACAGGCGGAACCAGACCTGATTGTCGGCGCCGGTACGATCTGCTCAGAAGGCGATGTCGACGCAGCGCTGAAGGCCGGTGCGGACTTCCTCGTCTCTCCGGGAACCGCTCCTGAACTCCTCAAGGCGCTGGCCTATCATGACGGCGTCATCCTGCCCGGCGTCGCGACCGCCAGCGAAGCCATGGCGCGGTTCGAAGAAGGCTATGGTGTGCTCAAATTCTTCCCGGCTGAAGCGTCAGGCGGTGCGAACTTCCTGAACTCGCTCGCGGGCCCGTTGCCGCACATCGATTTCATGCCGACCGGCGGCGTAAAACCGCATAATGCGATGGATTATCTGAGCCTGCCAAATGTGATTGCGGCAGGTGGAACCTGGATCGCCTCTCCGCAGGAAATGGACGCTGGAGACTGGGCTGGAATCGAGGCCAAGGTGCGCGAAGCAGCGGAGCTCGGCAAAGGAACTTGA
- the pyk gene encoding pyruvate kinase, giving the protein MSKRAAGLRGRSAKIIATLGPGSSAPGTIRLLAEAGVDVFRLNFSHGEQEKHKRTCEVIRMTEDLLGRPLAVLADLQGPKIRVGKFPDGALKLEMRGEYDLIVGQETEAENTIPVPRAEILSVLEEGDTILADDGLLIFTVIEAGDAPRVRSELPGVLKDRKGFTVRGKALPVPALSDKDRSDLAFALEMGVDIIALSFVQTVEDIEEARGLIGDQAMIVAKLEKPAAIDNLDAIIDATDAVMIARGDLGVEFPPEEVPLIQRRIVRVARNAAKPVIVATQMLESMVENAAPTRAEASDVATAIYQGVDAVMLSAETAVGRHPATAVAIMNRIIRAVEGADDYRQALVQYDGGGERRDDVDTTAQAVMDVAERNETPLALRTGDIFRLAQFSRVRGRQQILYGSLDEKRLRQAQMLWGVHSAEMAPGDDWARRLMVSAAQEGPVTYAMWRGCEGVWAWEMGVEE; this is encoded by the coding sequence ATGAGCAAGAGAGCAGCAGGACTGCGGGGACGAAGCGCGAAAATCATTGCGACGCTGGGGCCGGGGAGTTCGGCACCTGGCACAATCCGCCTGCTGGCAGAGGCCGGTGTGGATGTGTTCCGCCTGAATTTCAGCCACGGCGAACAGGAAAAGCACAAACGCACCTGTGAAGTGATCCGCATGACCGAAGACCTGCTCGGGCGACCCTTGGCGGTTCTGGCAGACCTTCAGGGACCGAAAATTCGGGTCGGCAAATTTCCTGACGGTGCGCTCAAGCTCGAAATGCGCGGTGAGTACGATCTCATCGTTGGTCAGGAAACCGAAGCCGAGAACACGATTCCTGTGCCGCGCGCTGAAATCTTGTCGGTCCTCGAAGAGGGCGACACGATCCTGGCAGATGATGGTCTCCTGATCTTCACAGTCATTGAAGCGGGAGACGCACCGCGTGTGCGATCTGAACTGCCAGGGGTGTTGAAAGACCGCAAAGGGTTCACCGTGCGTGGCAAAGCGTTGCCCGTACCGGCTCTGTCAGACAAGGATCGGAGCGATCTTGCCTTCGCGCTTGAGATGGGTGTCGACATTATTGCTTTGTCATTCGTGCAAACGGTCGAGGATATTGAAGAAGCTCGCGGGCTGATTGGCGATCAGGCGATGATCGTGGCCAAGCTCGAAAAACCCGCGGCCATAGACAATCTGGACGCGATCATCGATGCGACCGACGCTGTCATGATTGCGCGCGGTGATCTCGGCGTCGAGTTTCCACCCGAAGAGGTTCCGCTTATTCAGAGACGCATCGTGCGGGTCGCCAGAAACGCAGCCAAGCCGGTCATTGTGGCCACACAGATGCTGGAGAGCATGGTCGAGAATGCAGCGCCGACCCGTGCTGAAGCTTCAGATGTGGCCACGGCCATCTATCAGGGCGTCGATGCGGTGATGCTATCTGCCGAAACCGCCGTTGGGCGCCATCCGGCGACGGCTGTTGCGATCATGAACCGGATTATTCGCGCCGTGGAAGGGGCTGATGATTACCGTCAGGCCCTGGTCCAGTATGATGGCGGCGGTGAACGACGCGACGATGTCGATACCACGGCGCAAGCGGTCATGGATGTGGCTGAGCGCAATGAAACGCCGCTTGCGCTGCGAACAGGCGACATTTTTCGTCTTGCGCAGTTCTCTCGCGTGCGGGGACGTCAGCAAATTCTGTACGGTTCGCTCGACGAGAAACGTTTGCGCCAGGCGCAGATGCTGTGGGGTGTCCATTCAGCCGAAATGGCGCCCGGAGATGACTGGGCGCGCCGGCTGATGGTGAGCGCCGCACAAGAGGGTCCGGTGACCTATGCGATGTGGCGCGGCTGCGAAGGTGTGTGGGCGTGGGAGATGGGAGTCGAGGAATAG